In a genomic window of Rhododendron vialii isolate Sample 1 chromosome 12a, ASM3025357v1:
- the LOC131309371 gene encoding uncharacterized protein LOC131309371, giving the protein MTAALNRFISRSSDKCHVFFQTLKKQSRRSFKWTEDCDAALTELKSYLCSAPLLVKPVAFETLHLYLAVSPHAVSSALVRREGLEDQPICFTSRTLLLAQTRYLPLEKLLLALVTAARKLLPYFQEHPIIVLTEFPLKNLLRKADLSSRAQVLADFIAEFTPGSPDEETLVKPNYGMLEQQEARKTWNLFSGDVWKLHVDGASNSNGAGAEVVLLIVNQVTGDYEARDPRMIKYQATALELIRGLKGFQIEQINRENNAHADALASLASASKASEYRHISLGEIHQPSFEVSEEVFSISLGPSWMDEIVSFLKDDTLPSDKKEAHRVRSKAAYYWISEHGQLYRKNFTGPYLRVVHPTEVPIILTELHSGSCGCHSGGRSLCQRALSQGYFWKGMKKDCEEVVKKYKPCQLFSPIPRQPAQSLKPITSPWPFAQWGLDIVGKLPTTLGGFKNIVTRFGVPYAIVSDNGSQFVGKELTRLCAEFGIRFFNSTPSYPQSNGQAEATNKTICAGIKRRLDSKRGKWAEELPRVLWAYRSTLRRSTGQTPFAMAFSMEAVIPLESRFPTLRTETFDPETNNDAVATELILAEEKRDDAQLKLANYQQEVARGYNRSLGILTITTTFGFLNCKHIMARTT; this is encoded by the exons ATGACAGCGGCTCTCAACAGGTTTATTAGCCGCTCATCAGATAAATGCCATGTCTTCTTCCAAACTCTTAAGAAGCAAAGCCGACGAAGTTTCAAGTGGACGGAAGATTGCGATGCAGCCCTCACCGAGCTGAAATCTTATCTTTGTTCGGCCCCTCTTCTCGTCAAACCAGTAGCTTTTGaaactctccatctctatttagCTGTCTCTCCACATGCCGTAAGCTCGGCACTTGTCCGACGGGAAGGCCTTGAAGACCAACCAATCTGCTTTACTAGCCGAACCTTACTCCTAGCACAGACTAGATATCTACCATtggagaagcttcttctagcattggttaCAGCAGCTCGAAAATTGCTCCCTTATTTTCAAGAGCACCCCATCATAGTCCTCACGGAGTTTCCACTTAAAAATCTCTTGAGGAAGGCCGACCTATCAAGCAGA gcccaagtattggcagacttCATTGCTGAATTCACCCCAGGAAGCCCGGATGAAGAAACATTGGTCAAGCCTAATTATGGGATGCTAGAACAACAAGAGGCTCGAAAAACTTGGAACTTATTCAGCGGAGACGTTTGGAAGTTACACGTTGATGGggcatcaaacagcaacggCGCGGGTGCAGAGGTTGTCCTT CTGATCGTCAATCAAGTAACAGGtgattatgaagctcgggacccaagaATGATAAAGTATCAGGCTACGGCTCTTGAGCTAATCCGAGGGTTAAAGGGATtccaaatcgaacagatcaacagagagaacaacgctCATGCCGACGCTCTTGCAAGTTTGGcctcggcaagcaaagcatcagaatacagaCACATCAGTCTCGGCGAGATCCACCAGCCAAGCTTCGAGGTCTCGGAAGAAGTGTTCAGCATTTCCCTCGGCCCTAGTTGGATGGACGAAATCGTCTCGTTCCTCAAAGATGATACGCTACCCTCCGACAAAAAAGAGGCCCACCGTGTACGCAGCAAAGCAGCCTACTATTGGATCTCTGAGCAcggccaactctacaggaaaaACTTCACTGGGCCATATCTTCGAGTTGTTCACCCAACCGAGGTCCCAATTATTTTGACTGAACTCCACTCTGGAAGCTGCGGTTGTCACTCTGGCGGGCGTTCCCTCtgtcaaagagctctcagtcaaGGATACTTctggaaaggaatgaagaaggattgtgaagaagtaGTCAAAAAGTACaaaccttgccaacttttttctcctATACCAAGGCAGCCCGCTCAATCTCTCAAACCTATCACTAGTCCCTGGCCCTTTGCTCAgtggggcttggatatagttggCAAACTTCCAACTACCCTtgggggcttcaa GAACATCGTCACGaggttcggcgtgccttatgCAATTGTTTCGgataatggctcccaattcGTCGGCAAAGAGTTAACTAGACTCTGTGCTGAATTCGGAATTagattcttcaattcaaccccatcctacccccaAAGCAACGGCCAGGCCGAAGCCACAAACAAGACTATCTGCGCTGGCATCAAACGTCGGCTAGACTCtaaacgaggaaaatgggccgaagaaCTGCCTAGGGTCCTTTGGGCCTATCGCTCCACTCTCAGACGCTCCActggccaaactccctttgcaatggccttcAGCATGGAGGCTGTCATTCCACTTGAATCCAGGTTCCCAACCCTCCGCACTGAAACTTTCGATCCAGAAACCAACAATGATGCAGTCGCTACCGAGCTTATTTTGGCcgaagaaaagcgagacgatGCCCAGCTCAAATTAGCTAACTATCAGCAGGAAGTCGCTCGGGGATACAATCGAAGC CTCGGCATTCTAACCATTACAACTACGTTCGGATTTCTAAATTGCAAACACATTATGGCTCGGACAACTTGA
- the LOC131309372 gene encoding protein FAR1-RELATED SEQUENCE 5-like, which translates to MDNYNFSISDSWSFENDVRSEESVSHNSRDYTLEFTTDQIFESREDMLAWARSVGLKYGIVVVILNSAKLKGGKLPKCILCYERGGKYEPPRWGLEVISGVHNQEIAKHIEGHEYPSRLKPVEKQFVADMANSTAPREILNILKQKDPSNTTGIKSIYNTIFANKAAKLDGLTPIQYVIRQLLKKHYLYQFLTNPDTNEITDIIWVHPMSLELSVNFPSVLIIDATYKTNEYRKSLLEVVGITSTWRTYSLMFGYLSNEREETLTWALNNLKNWMLQEGASMPLVFVSDRDLALMNAIEACFPTARHILCI; encoded by the exons ATGGATAactacaacttttcaatttcagatagttggtcatTTGAGAATGATGTTCGTAGTGAGGAGAGTGTCTCCCACAATAGTCGCGATTACACACTAGAATTTACCACCGACCAG atttttgaaagtagagaAGATATGTTAGCTTGGGCGCGGAGCGTTGGTCTAAAATATGGTATTGTGGTGGTTATTTTAAATTCTGCTAAGTTAAAAGGCGGCAAATTGCCGAAGTGCATTCTTTGTTAtgaaagaggaggaaagtacGAACCGCCACG GTGGGGTTTAGAGGTTATTAGTGGTGTCCATAACCAAGAAATAGCAAAACATATTGAGGGCCACGAATACCCGTCAAGGCTAAAACCagtagagaaacaatttgtggcCGACATGGCCAATAGCACTGCGCCTCGTGAGATTcttaatattttgaagcaaaaagacCCGTCAAACACTACGGGAATCAAGAGCATTTATAACACCATTTTTGCAAACAAAGCAGCCAAACTGGACGGTCTAACTCCTATTCAGTATGTCATACGTCAATTACTTAAGAAACATTACCTCTATCAATTTCTTACAAATCCGGATACTaacgaaatcacagatattaTTTGGGTTCATCCTATGAGTCTAGAGCTATCTGTCAACTTTCCGTCTGTACTAATCATTGATGCGACGTACAAGACAAATGAGTATCGGAAATCACTATTGGAggttgtgggtatcacatccacatggCGAACTTACTCGCTTATGTTCGGTTATCTtagtaatgagagagaagagacattGACGTGGGCATTGAATAACTTAAAAAACTGGATGCTTCAAGAGGGGGCGTCGATGCCATTGGTGTTTGTTTCAGATCGGGATTTAGCGCTTATGAACGCCATTGAAGCATGTTTCCCTACAGCACGTCACATCTTGTGTATTTGA
- the LOC131310357 gene encoding glutathione S-transferase U17-like: MASSDVKVIGAPLSPFTNRVQIALNLKSVHYEFLEESFPFLTKSELLLKSNPVHKKVPVLFHGGKPVCESLVIVQYILDVWTDGPGILPSDPYDRAMARFWADYLDAKWWPLLRGLHNAEGEEAIAAALEQFMEGIMLLEDAFAKCGKGKDFFGGDTIGYLDIILGSFLGWLRATEKMIDLKILDATKTPGLFGWAHRFGSNAAVKDVIPKTEKVVELANIFAAIARAQ; encoded by the exons ATGGCATCGAGCGACGTAAAGGTTATCGGCGCACCGCTGAGCCCATTCACGAACCGGGTTCAAATCGCTCTCAATTTGAAATCCGTCCACTACGAGTTTCTCGAGGAGTCATTCCCATTCTTGACCAAGAGTGAGTTGCTTTTGAAATCGAACCCGGTTCACAAGAAAGTCCCTGTTTTGTTCCATGGGGGAAAACCCGTTTGCGAGTCTCTCGTTATTGTGCAGTATATTCTCGACGTATGGACTGATGGCCCGGGTATTCTCCCTTCGGATCCGTACGATCGGGCCATGGCCCGGTTCTGGGCTGATTACCTTGATGCTAAG TGGTGGCCGTTACTGAGGGGGCTGCATAATGCAGAAGGAGAGGAGGCAATAGCGGCCGCACTAGAGCAATTTATGGAAGGGATCATGCTGTTGGAGGATGCTTTCGCGAAATGTGGCAAGGGAAAGGACTTCTTCGGCGGTGACACCATTGGATACCTTGACATAATCCTCGGGAGCTTTTTGGGGTGGCTGAGAGCGACGGAGAAGATGATCGATTTAAAGATCCTCGACGCAACCAAGACACCCGGTCTATTCGGATGGGCGCATAGATTTGGTTCAAATGCCGCTGTGAAGGATGTTATTCCGAAAACGGAGAAGGTTGTGGAGCTTGCCAATATATTCGCTGCTATAGCTAGAGCCCAGTAA